Sequence from the Piscinibacter sp. HJYY11 genome:
GCGACCGTGCTGCTGACGGCACTGTCCATCGTGCTGCTCGTGGCGGGCCAAGGCATCGCCGCTGGCGTGGCGGCGATCGGCGTGGCCGTGCTGGTGCTGCGCTTCGCCTGGCAGCGCCTGCGCCACACCAGCCACGACGCGGGCCACGTGATCGAGATGCTGTGCACCTCGGCGCTGATCCCGTTCCTCTCGGTCTACTGGCGCCTGCGCGGTGCCCTCCACTTCAGGGTGCTCTTCCTGTGAACACACGCAAGCTGCGCATCCTCACCTGGCACGTGCATGGCAACTACCTCTACTACCTGACGCAGGTGCCGCACGACTTCTACCTCGTGGCCGACGACGCACGCTCCACGCACCACAGCGGGCGCAGCGGCATCCTGCCCTGGGGCGACAACGTGCACGACGCCCACGTCGACCAGATCGCCGACATGGCGTTCGACGCCATCGTCTTCCAGTCGCGCGACGCCTGGGAGCACGAGCGCCACCGCATCCTGTCGCCGGCGCAGCTGCGGCTGCCGCGCCTCTACATCGAGCACGACCCGCCGCAGGAGCACCCCACCAACACCCGGCACTGGGTGCAGGACAAGGAGACGATGCTCGTCCACGTGACGCCCTTCAATGCGCTGATGTGGGACAACGGCGACACGCCGGTGCGCGTGGTCGAGCATGGCGTGAAGCCTCTCGCCGATGCCCGCTGGCACGGCCGCACCGAGAGCGGCCTCGTGGTGGTGAACAACCTCGACCGCCGCGGCCGCCGGCTCGGGCTCGACGTCTACCAGGCCGCTGCACGCGAGCTGCCGCTGTCGCTCGTGGGCATGGGCAGCGAACGCTGCGGCGGCGAAGGCGA
This genomic interval carries:
- a CDS encoding glycosyltransferase family 4 protein translates to MNTRKLRILTWHVHGNYLYYLTQVPHDFYLVADDARSTHHSGRSGILPWGDNVHDAHVDQIADMAFDAIVFQSRDAWEHERHRILSPAQLRLPRLYIEHDPPQEHPTNTRHWVQDKETMLVHVTPFNALMWDNGDTPVRVVEHGVKPLADARWHGRTESGLVVVNNLDRRGRRLGLDVYQAAARELPLSLVGMGSERCGGEGEVPHHALPGRMAEHRFFFNPIRYTSLGLAVIEAMMVGAPLVGLATTELASVIRNGETGLVDTRPQVLIDGMRRLLADRASAGLIGEAGRRMAQERFNIDRFVADWMTLLRDVTS